In the Candidatus Sulfotelmatobacter sp. genome, GCTGATGATCTACGAGGTGCACGCCGGCTCATGGAAGCGCGGGCCGCGAGTCGCCGATTCCGCCGACTCGGGCACGGGCGACGAGCTCGATGACGCCGGGCGCTTCCTGTCGTGGCGCGAGCTCGCCGATCAGCTGATCCCCTACGCGCGCGATCTCGGTTACACCCACATTGAGTTGCTGCCGATCACGGAACACCCGCTCGACCGCTCCTGGGGCTACCAGACCATTGGTTACTTCGCGCCCACTTCGCGCTTCGGCTCCGCCGACGACTTCCGCGCGTTCGTGGACCGCGCGCATCAGGCCGGGCTGGGCGTCGTCCTCGACTGGGTGCCCGCGCATTTCCCGCGCGACGGCCACGGCCTGGCGTTCTTCGACGGCACGCATCTCTACGAGCATGCCGATCCGCGCCAGGGCGCGCACCAGGAGTGGGGGACGCTGATCTTCAACTACGGCCGCCCCCAGGTGAGCGATTTTCTGCTGTCGAGCGCCGCGTACTGGCTCGAGCAATTCCACGTCGATGGCCTGCGGGTCGACGCGGTGGCTTCGATGCTGTACCTCAATTACGCGCGCGGCGAGGGCGAGTGGATTCCGAATCGCTTCGGCGGGGTCGAGAACCTCGAGGCCATCGACTTCCTGCGCGCCATGAACACCATGGTGCACGAGCGTTATCCGGGCGTGCTGACGCTGGCCGAAGAGTCCACTGCCTGGGCCGGGGTCACGCGCCCGGTGCACGTCGGGGGCCTGGGCTTCGATCTCAAGTGGAACCTGGGCTGGATGCACGACAATCTCGACTACCTGAAGCTCGATCCCATCTATCGCCGCGGCAATCAGGATCGCATCACGTTCTCGATCTGGTACGCGTGGCAAGAACGCTGGCTGCTCCCCCTCTCGCACGACGAGGTGGTACACGGCAAGGCCTCGCTGCTCTCGAAGATGCCGGGCGACCGATGGAAGCAGTTCGCGACCCTGCGCCTCCTGCTCGCCCACATGGCCTCGCATCCCGGCAAGAAGCTGCTGTTCATGGGCAGCGAGTTCGGGCAGTGGCGCGAGTGGAGCGAAGGTCGGCCACTCGACTGGGAGCTGCTCGAACACGCACCGCATCAGGGCGTCCAGAAGCTGGTGCGCGACCTCAATGCCCACGTCTCGCGCGAGAAGCCGCTCCATCAGCTCGACTTCGAGAGCGATGGCTTCCAGTGGATCGACTTCCGCGACGTCGAGAACAGCGTGCTCGCCTATCTGCGCTTCGCGAAGGATCGCGACGACTTCGTGATCGCGGTCAACAACTACACGCCGGTGCCGCGCCACGCCTATCGCATCGGCGTGCCGGCGCCCGGCCGCTACCTCGAGCTGCTCAACACCGATGCCGCCGAGTACGGCGGAAGCGGCGTGAGGAACGGCGTGCTCGAGTCGGAGCCGATCGAGTTTCACGGCTTCCCGCAGAGTGTCGCGCTGTCGCTGCCGCCGCTCGGCGCCGTGTGGCTGCGGCGCGAGACCGGATCTGGCAGCCGCGCCTGACAGGACGGCGCCGCGAAGCGCTGGCGGAAGTTCATCTGAGCCAGCCTTGAGCGACGCCGCAGCCGCTTAGACGCCCGACGTCGCCGCGATCGCTCGTGGCACGGGCGATGCGACCCACCGCAAATTTGTCGCGGCCGGCTCGCGTTCGACGCCGCGGCCAGGCAACTGCTCGGCTCGAGGCCCCACGGCGGCGTTGCCAGATACTCCCGAGAGCAGGCCTCCCGCCCCACGCGAGCCCGCGCGAGACCGGAAAGGGAGATCCCCATGCGACGCGCGCCATTCTTGGGCGTCCTCGCCCTGCTCGCGTGGCCGGCGTGGTGCAGCGCCAGTCACACCATCGTTCCCGACAACTACGCGGCCG is a window encoding:
- the glgB gene encoding 1,4-alpha-glucan branching protein GlgB — translated: MSPRRKKEPGSIEKPAAEKPLKARAAKTAGPRKPPAPKSTETPAHRAELSLSLGGDAAATIPRALDRLAARAPAPRSAPPPALPYPLPDHGATIPMLELQRFARGEHRRLWEILGAHLTTRDGVAGARFAVWAPNAREVSVIGDFNRWQPGANAMQKREPFGVWELFLPGIGSGELYKFHIEGWQGTTGAKCDPVGFFAELRPNTASVVTRLSDYTWRDADWMASRAERQKSDRPLMIYEVHAGSWKRGPRVADSADSGTGDELDDAGRFLSWRELADQLIPYARDLGYTHIELLPITEHPLDRSWGYQTIGYFAPTSRFGSADDFRAFVDRAHQAGLGVVLDWVPAHFPRDGHGLAFFDGTHLYEHADPRQGAHQEWGTLIFNYGRPQVSDFLLSSAAYWLEQFHVDGLRVDAVASMLYLNYARGEGEWIPNRFGGVENLEAIDFLRAMNTMVHERYPGVLTLAEESTAWAGVTRPVHVGGLGFDLKWNLGWMHDNLDYLKLDPIYRRGNQDRITFSIWYAWQERWLLPLSHDEVVHGKASLLSKMPGDRWKQFATLRLLLAHMASHPGKKLLFMGSEFGQWREWSEGRPLDWELLEHAPHQGVQKLVRDLNAHVSREKPLHQLDFESDGFQWIDFRDVENSVLAYLRFAKDRDDFVIAVNNYTPVPRHAYRIGVPAPGRYLELLNTDAAEYGGSGVRNGVLESEPIEFHGFPQSVALSLPPLGAVWLRRETGSGSRA